Proteins encoded in a region of the Clostridium beijerinckii genome:
- the amrA gene encoding AmmeMemoRadiSam system protein A, protein MESILGYYLMPHPPIIIPDIGKGEEKKIEETSLACNKIGREVADIKPDTIIIITPHATMFSDAISISDEERISGDLSQFRCTNIKMDIPIDKEFNVKLGTACHVEGIPSVLADSELLRRYNVNYELDHGSIVPLYFINKYYNDYKLVHITYSMIGDINLYKFGMEIKNVAEKLNRKAVIIASGDLSHKLKDEGPYSYSPYGELFDKALLGNLEKGDVLGAFNMNKTMISEAGQCGLNSVYILLGAMEGKEIKGQLLSYQGTFGVGYGVMKLSRQQQDRDYLDELTKYKEEQLKTKLNESNAYVKLARENLNHYFSHGKSIEDISNLPKELLNERHGVFVSLKKFGNLRGCIGTIAPTTGSVGEEIIRNSIEAAMSDPRFSEVSEDEMDDIDISVDVLMDSEPCNKEDLDPKKYGVIVSLGMRRGLLLPDLEGVNTVDEQLQIACDKADIDFDEDYKIERFEVVRYKEG, encoded by the coding sequence ATGGAAAGTATACTAGGTTATTATTTAATGCCACATCCGCCAATAATTATACCAGACATAGGTAAAGGTGAAGAAAAGAAAATAGAGGAAACAAGTTTAGCATGCAATAAAATAGGAAGAGAAGTAGCAGATATTAAACCAGATACAATAATAATTATAACACCTCATGCTACAATGTTTTCTGATGCAATATCTATATCAGACGAGGAAAGAATTTCAGGAGATTTAAGCCAATTTAGATGTACAAACATAAAAATGGATATTCCCATAGATAAGGAGTTTAATGTCAAGCTTGGAACAGCATGTCATGTAGAAGGAATTCCGTCAGTTCTTGCAGATTCGGAATTATTACGTAGATATAATGTTAATTATGAATTAGACCATGGAAGTATAGTACCACTATATTTCATTAATAAATATTATAACGATTATAAATTGGTTCATATTACTTACTCAATGATAGGAGATATTAATTTATATAAATTTGGTATGGAGATAAAAAATGTAGCAGAAAAATTAAATAGAAAAGCTGTTATTATAGCAAGTGGAGATCTTTCGCATAAACTTAAAGATGAAGGTCCATATTCGTATTCGCCATATGGAGAATTATTTGATAAAGCTCTTTTGGGTAACCTTGAAAAAGGAGATGTTTTAGGCGCTTTTAATATGAATAAAACTATGATTAGTGAGGCTGGACAATGTGGGCTAAATTCAGTTTATATACTTCTTGGAGCAATGGAAGGTAAAGAAATAAAAGGACAGCTTTTATCGTATCAGGGAACTTTTGGAGTGGGATATGGAGTAATGAAACTTAGTAGACAGCAGCAAGATAGAGACTATTTAGACGAGCTAACAAAATATAAAGAAGAACAATTGAAGACAAAGCTAAATGAGAGCAATGCCTATGTAAAACTTGCAAGAGAAAACCTAAATCATTATTTTTCTCACGGAAAAAGTATAGAAGACATTTCCAATTTGCCAAAAGAACTATTAAACGAAAGACATGGAGTTTTTGTATCTTTAAAAAAGTTTGGTAACCTTAGGGGATGTATAGGAACAATTGCACCAACAACAGGTTCTGTGGGTGAGGAAATAATAAGAAATTCTATAGAAGCAGCTATGAGTGATCCAAGATTTTCAGAAGTTTCAGAAGATGAAATGGATGACATTGATATATCTGTAGATGTTCTTATGGATTCGGAACCATGTAATAAGGAAGATTTAGATCCTAAAAAATATGGAGTCATTGTTTCTTTAGGAATGAGACGAGGGTTATTGCTTCCGGATCTTGAAGGTGTGAATACTGTAGATGAACAATTGCAAATTGCATGTGATAAGGCAGATATAGATTTTGACGAGGATTATAAGATAGAAAGATTTGAAGTTGTAAGATATAAGGAAGGATAG
- a CDS encoding YiiD C-terminal domain-containing protein has translation MSENEFEQFLHTNIPITEAMGISVTEFTKSRVILAAKLKPNINDKLTAFGGSINTLMTICGWSMVFVNIKEIDPKAQIVIKKSNINYRAPIREDFTAECEIFGDETRREFLETYTKHNKSRLDLKVVIKNKETVFAEYEGQYVVFK, from the coding sequence ATGAGTGAGAATGAGTTTGAGCAGTTTTTACATACCAATATACCAATTACAGAAGCTATGGGCATAAGTGTTACAGAGTTTACTAAGTCGAGAGTTATACTTGCTGCTAAATTAAAACCTAATATAAATGATAAATTAACAGCGTTTGGAGGAAGTATAAATACTTTGATGACAATATGCGGATGGTCTATGGTTTTTGTAAATATTAAAGAAATTGATCCAAAAGCTCAGATAGTAATTAAAAAAAGTAATATAAATTATAGGGCTCCTATACGTGAAGATTTTACTGCAGAATGTGAAATTTTTGGGGATGAAACAAGAAGAGAATTTCTCGAAACATACACGAAACATAACAAGAGTAGATTAGATCTTAAGGTTGTTATTAAAAATAAGGAAACTGTTTTTGCAGAGTACGAAGGGCAATATGTTGTATTTAAATAG
- a CDS encoding carbonic anhydrase — translation MEKSFGTVLNCIDGRTQIPVINWIKENFNVEYVDLITEPGMDKIVSEGNPFYSSRLKDKINISVKAHKSKIIGLVGHYDCAANPVDAEVHYRQIEEATNLIKNWNFSVDTIVGLWVDEFWEVHVVSLYKRI, via the coding sequence ATGGAAAAAAGCTTTGGAACAGTTTTAAATTGTATTGACGGAAGGACTCAGATTCCAGTAATAAATTGGATAAAAGAAAATTTTAATGTGGAGTATGTAGATTTAATAACTGAGCCTGGAATGGACAAGATAGTGTCAGAAGGAAATCCGTTTTATTCAAGTAGATTAAAAGATAAGATTAATATTTCGGTTAAAGCTCATAAATCCAAAATAATTGGATTGGTAGGTCATTATGACTGTGCTGCGAATCCAGTGGATGCTGAGGTGCATTATAGGCAAATAGAAGAAGCCACAAATTTAATTAAAAATTGGAATTTTTCGGTTGATACAATAGTTGGTTTATGGGTAGATGAGTTTTGGGAAGTACATGTCGTTAGCTTGTATAAAAGAATTTAA
- a CDS encoding TetR/AcrR family transcriptional regulator translates to MRRKDDEKQKNIKEAVIKLILKEGFHGASISKIAKEAGVSPATVYIYYENKEVMLQDIYLEYSEDIFDYILSKLNNNMNGQQVIEIIVKEYFIYIKEHGEVFHFVDQFANCPALSNQCLTKRGIDNLNNFLDEMKERKVFKNLQNDNLRAILFYPVKSIAINSCIEENEKFELLKELIRIVQDALLI, encoded by the coding sequence ATGAGAAGGAAAGACGATGAAAAGCAAAAAAACATAAAAGAAGCAGTTATTAAATTAATTCTTAAGGAAGGCTTTCACGGTGCTTCTATTTCGAAGATAGCAAAAGAGGCAGGGGTATCACCCGCTACAGTATATATATATTATGAGAATAAAGAAGTCATGTTACAGGACATATATCTTGAATATTCTGAAGATATTTTTGATTACATACTCAGTAAACTTAACAATAATATGAATGGTCAGCAAGTTATCGAAATTATTGTTAAAGAGTATTTTATTTATATTAAGGAGCATGGAGAAGTCTTTCATTTTGTAGATCAATTTGCTAATTGTCCAGCTTTGTCAAATCAATGCTTGACCAAAAGAGGAATAGATAACCTAAATAATTTTCTTGATGAAATGAAAGAAAGAAAAGTATTTAAAAATCTTCAAAATGATAATTTAAGAGCAATACTTTTTTATCCTGTAAAATCAATTGCTATTAATTCATGTATTGAGGAAAATGAAAAATTTGAGTTATTAAAGGAACTCATTAGAATAGTACAAGACGCATTACTTATATAA
- a CDS encoding KUP/HAK/KT family potassium transporter, with protein sequence MKSTTKHGDVAKLSAGGILIALGVVYGDIGTSPLYVMKSIIEGNGGLNNISENFILGSLSLIFWTITILTTIKYVLITLNADNNGEGGIFSLFTLVRNRAKWLIIPAMIGGSALLADGMLTPAVTVTSAVEGLDLIPSFSALFGSQLDIVTIVIIILSALFFIQHFGTDLIGKMFGPIMFVWFSALAIWGIIGISHNWTLLRALSPYYAINTLFSSENKAGFFILGSIFLATTGAEALYSDLGHVGKYNIYGSWPFVKICLLLNYFGQGAWLLSARNNPTFTNMEGLNPFFQVIPSSFLIFGIILSTLAAIIASQALISGSFTLVSEAIKLNLFPRLHIMYPSSTKGQLYIPSINRFLWIVCIGIVLYFGNSARMEAAYGLSITVTMLMTTILLFNYLLKKKTPLIVAVLILVFFSAFEFSFFIANIIKFTHGGFIAALIAFAILSIMYIWIKGYYIKMRLLEHVPIENYKTQLNQLRQDSDRPKYTTNLVCLTSSHDPEQIERKIMYSILDKRPKKADVYWFVNIAVTDEPYVAEYSVDTLGTLYIVRVQIRLGFRVEQKLNVFLRQISTELVENGEIKIQSRNYTTMPDRKVGDFRFLLIQEQLSYETDLNFWEEFILKAKLFIKRYTVSPTKWFGLENSDVDVEKVPLFIGKYDHTTLKRTPK encoded by the coding sequence GTGAAATCAACTACAAAACATGGAGATGTTGCAAAACTGAGTGCTGGAGGAATACTTATAGCACTAGGTGTAGTTTACGGAGATATTGGAACTTCACCACTTTATGTAATGAAATCAATTATTGAAGGTAATGGGGGCTTGAATAATATATCTGAAAACTTTATTCTTGGATCATTATCTCTAATTTTTTGGACAATTACAATTTTAACAACAATAAAATATGTCCTTATAACTTTAAATGCGGATAATAATGGCGAAGGTGGAATCTTTTCGCTCTTTACCTTAGTCCGAAATCGCGCAAAATGGCTTATAATTCCAGCAATGATTGGTGGATCGGCCTTGTTAGCTGATGGGATGCTAACTCCTGCCGTAACTGTAACTTCAGCAGTGGAAGGATTGGATTTAATTCCAAGTTTTAGCGCTCTCTTTGGTAGTCAGCTTGATATTGTTACAATTGTAATAATCATATTAAGTGCTCTATTTTTCATTCAGCACTTTGGGACTGATTTAATTGGAAAAATGTTTGGTCCAATAATGTTTGTCTGGTTTTCTGCGCTAGCCATATGGGGAATTATTGGTATTTCGCACAATTGGACATTATTGCGTGCCCTATCTCCATATTATGCAATTAACACTCTTTTTAGCAGCGAAAACAAAGCAGGTTTTTTCATACTTGGCAGCATATTTTTAGCAACAACAGGTGCAGAAGCTCTTTACTCAGATCTCGGGCATGTTGGTAAATATAACATCTATGGCTCTTGGCCATTTGTTAAAATATGTTTGCTATTGAATTATTTTGGCCAAGGAGCCTGGTTACTATCAGCTAGGAATAATCCAACTTTTACTAATATGGAAGGCTTAAACCCATTTTTTCAAGTGATTCCGTCTTCCTTTTTAATTTTTGGTATAATACTTTCAACTTTAGCTGCAATTATTGCTTCACAGGCTCTAATTTCGGGCTCTTTTACTCTTGTTTCTGAAGCAATCAAACTAAATTTATTTCCAAGATTACATATTATGTATCCATCCAGTACTAAGGGACAACTTTACATACCTTCGATTAATAGATTTTTATGGATTGTCTGTATCGGAATTGTTCTCTACTTTGGAAATTCTGCAAGGATGGAAGCAGCTTACGGATTATCAATTACGGTTACTATGTTAATGACTACTATTCTTTTATTTAACTATTTACTGAAGAAAAAAACACCACTCATTGTTGCCGTATTGATTCTTGTTTTCTTTAGTGCATTTGAATTTTCTTTCTTCATTGCAAATATTATCAAATTCACTCACGGAGGATTTATTGCTGCTTTAATTGCTTTTGCAATCTTAAGCATTATGTACATTTGGATCAAAGGTTATTATATTAAGATGCGTTTATTAGAACATGTGCCAATTGAAAATTATAAGACCCAACTTAATCAATTGCGCCAAGATAGTGATCGTCCTAAGTATACAACAAATCTTGTATGTTTAACCAGCAGCCATGATCCTGAACAAATCGAAAGAAAAATAATGTATTCTATTTTAGACAAAAGACCTAAAAAAGCAGATGTTTATTGGTTTGTTAATATCGCTGTTACTGATGAGCCTTATGTAGCAGAATATTCAGTAGATACTCTGGGAACATTATATATTGTAAGGGTTCAAATAAGACTTGGATTCAGAGTAGAACAAAAATTGAATGTCTTTCTACGACAAATTTCAACTGAGTTAGTTGAAAATGGTGAAATAAAGATTCAATCTAGAAACTATACAACTATGCCAGATAGAAAAGTCGGTGATTTCCGTTTTCTTTTAATTCAAGAGCAGCTTTCGTATGAAACAGATTTAAATTTCTGGGAAGAATTCATACTTAAAGCAAAATTATTCATAAAAAGATATACAGTTTCTCCAACCAAATGGTTTGGTCTTGAGAATAGTGATGTTGATGTTGAAAAAGTCCCTCTATTCATAGGGAAATATGACCATACAACTTTAAAAAGAACTCCAAAATAA
- a CDS encoding manganese efflux pump codes for MQLLYLFLIAILNSIDNLGVGIAYGIAGIKVKFSKNLLIAFLAFAVSFAASLSGQFISTFLNDEECSIISMLLLVLMGIKMIYTSLSKKQNDNFGKVKELGYKDAFSIGIALALDDVSSSVSSALIGYSAFMVSLPYFIISLAIFFSGNFALKFITKLNIGNKPTILAGILMIIIGISQFFE; via the coding sequence ATGCAATTACTATATTTATTTTTAATAGCAATTCTTAATAGCATCGATAATTTGGGAGTAGGAATAGCATACGGAATAGCTGGAATCAAAGTAAAATTTTCTAAAAACCTATTAATAGCCTTTCTTGCTTTTGCAGTATCTTTTGCAGCCTCTTTATCTGGACAATTTATATCAACCTTCCTTAATGATGAAGAGTGCTCTATCATAAGTATGCTTCTTTTAGTATTAATGGGCATAAAGATGATATACACATCACTTTCTAAAAAGCAAAATGATAACTTTGGCAAAGTAAAGGAGTTGGGCTATAAAGACGCTTTTTCCATAGGTATTGCTCTAGCACTTGATGATGTAAGCAGCTCAGTTAGCTCTGCATTAATAGGATATAGTGCCTTTATGGTATCCTTGCCATATTTCATAATTAGTTTAGCTATATTTTTTTCTGGTAACTTTGCATTGAAATTTATCACAAAGCTAAATATCGGAAATAAACCAACTATTTTAGCCGGTATATTAATGATAATAATAGGAATATCGCAATTTTTTGAATAA
- a CDS encoding four-helix bundle copper-binding protein encodes MEATMTRNANSLISEGNPMQYCIDACSKCVQICEECLNLCLQHSDARDRMYCIKSLQDCAEICSTTACFISRGSGHIREIATVCAAVCESCAKECGRFDDEHCQTCADVCSQCASECRHVLNM; translated from the coding sequence ATGGAAGCAACTATGACTAGAAATGCAAATTCATTAATATCAGAAGGAAATCCAATGCAATATTGCATTGATGCTTGCAGCAAATGTGTACAAATATGTGAGGAATGTTTAAACTTATGTTTACAACATAGTGATGCTAGAGATAGGATGTATTGTATTAAATCACTTCAAGATTGTGCTGAAATTTGCTCGACAACAGCTTGTTTTATTTCAAGAGGAAGCGGTCATATAAGAGAAATAGCTACTGTATGTGCTGCAGTCTGTGAAAGCTGTGCAAAAGAATGCGGAAGATTTGATGATGAACATTGTCAAACTTGTGCTGATGTATGTAGTCAATGCGCTAGCGAATGTAGACACGTATTAAATATGTAA
- a CDS encoding VOC family protein, with protein sequence MGIKAMHHVCIQTNSYKESLEFYKNILGFEIVEETKNFHTRDYNTWLKLGTFMIELQTSKTGEDLSKWNKLSEGIVHMCFLVDNVQEEFNRIKGLGYNNFRVKNNEVIYKVEDSFLFKLKAPEGTEIEFRDKNEI encoded by the coding sequence ATGGGAATAAAAGCTATGCACCATGTGTGCATTCAAACCAATAGTTACAAAGAATCTCTTGAATTTTATAAAAATATTCTTGGGTTTGAGATTGTAGAAGAGACAAAGAATTTTCATACTAGAGATTATAATACATGGTTAAAACTAGGAACATTCATGATTGAGTTACAAACCAGCAAGACGGGAGAAGATCTTTCTAAGTGGAATAAGTTAAGCGAAGGGATAGTCCACATGTGCTTTTTAGTGGATAATGTTCAAGAGGAATTTAACAGGATTAAAGGTTTAGGCTATAACAATTTTAGGGTTAAAAATAATGAAGTGATATATAAAGTTGAAGATAGTTTCTTATTTAAACTAAAGGCTCCTGAGGGCACAGAAATTGAATTTAGAGATAAAAATGAAATATAG
- the amrS gene encoding AmmeMemoRadiSam system radical SAM enzyme produces the protein MEKKIPFYEEVKDKVRCRICPHNCLIDEDKFGICGVRTLESKVPIAINYGEVTSMGVDPIEKKPLYHFKPSKDILSIGSFGCNMTCSFCQNYEISQGKPQTQYISVEKLIDIIPTIENNIGVAFTYNEPFMWYEYMYDAAKVIKESNTDTSVVVVTNGYINEGPLKKLLPYVDAMNIDLKGYTNRYYNNICGAKLEPVLETIKRCSEYCHVEITTLLVSEENDSLEEARQIAEFIASVNENIPLHLSRYFPRYKMENEATKIEKITEAQNEAKKYLKHVYVGNIQGVDNNTYCDNCNELLIERNGYSTNVFIKDNKCQKCGEEINIIL, from the coding sequence GTGGAAAAAAAGATACCGTTTTATGAGGAAGTCAAAGACAAAGTAAGATGTAGAATATGTCCACATAATTGTTTAATAGATGAAGACAAGTTTGGAATTTGTGGAGTTAGAACGTTGGAATCTAAAGTACCTATTGCAATAAATTATGGAGAAGTAACTTCAATGGGAGTTGATCCCATTGAGAAGAAACCCTTATATCATTTCAAACCATCAAAAGATATTTTATCAATTGGAAGCTTTGGGTGTAATATGACGTGTAGCTTTTGTCAAAATTATGAGATATCCCAGGGGAAACCACAAACCCAATATATAAGCGTTGAAAAACTAATAGACATTATCCCAACCATAGAAAACAATATTGGTGTTGCATTTACTTATAATGAACCTTTTATGTGGTATGAATACATGTATGATGCTGCAAAGGTCATAAAAGAGAGTAATACTGATACAAGTGTTGTGGTTGTTACTAATGGATATATTAATGAAGGGCCGCTTAAGAAGCTTCTTCCGTATGTAGATGCTATGAATATCGATTTAAAGGGATATACAAATAGATATTATAATAATATTTGTGGTGCAAAACTTGAGCCTGTTCTAGAAACTATAAAAAGGTGCAGTGAATACTGTCATGTGGAAATTACTACTCTACTTGTCAGCGAAGAAAACGATTCATTAGAAGAAGCAAGGCAAATAGCTGAATTTATAGCTAGTGTTAATGAAAATATACCTCTTCATTTAAGCAGATATTTTCCAAGATATAAGATGGAGAATGAGGCTACAAAAATAGAAAAGATAACAGAAGCTCAAAATGAAGCAAAGAAATACTTAAAACATGTGTATGTAGGAAATATTCAAGGAGTTGATAATAATACTTATTGTGATAATTGCAATGAACTGCTTATTGAGAGGAATGGTTATTCAACTAATGTATTTATAAAAGATAATAAGTGTCAAAAATGTGGTGAGGAAATAAACATAATATTGTAA